CAATTTGTCTTCCCGATGGAAAGATTCATCAATAAGAGCTAAAACTCTTCGTTCATCAAGGCTTCCATCTTCTTATTTGATTCTTGAAGTACCTTTAAAGACTCCATTGCCTTTTGAAGTTCAGGACTATCTTGAACGGCCTTCTTGATATCTTCCTGTGAAATTTGCTGTCCCGTTTTCTGACTTGCTTCCTGTATAGACCTTTGAAAGACCTTGTCCATATCATCCTTTGAACTTAAACTCTCACTACTGCTGTCATCTGCAGAACTTACACTCTCACTACTGCTATCATCCTGAGATTCATTAGTAGTTTCCGTGTTAGAAATTACAGAAGGACCAAGAGGGAGATAAAGCCCTCCTAAAACACCACAATCAGAGATCTTATTCTCATTATCAACATACATATCAATCTCAAAACTCTTATTTAGTTTTTTCGCTCCATAGGAAGTATTATTTATTCGCGTAAGCTCAACGTTTAAGACGGCCTCACCGCGGTGAAGTTCGCGATCTTCAATCTTATTAACAAATAGATCACTTATATACATCGATGAAAGAATATAGTTAGTAGCGGCCACTTTTTCTTCAAGAGAATACTTTGCTTCACCATCAGGTCTTAAAATCTTTTCTACTATTAATCGATTCTCTAAGCGGCCAAGCTTCTCAAAAGTTCTTTTACAAGTTCCAGGCTTCCCCATATAGGCCTTCATCCCCTGAAAGTAGTTATTTAACTCGGTTTTATTGATATTTGTCTTTGTCGATTTAATCTGATTTTGCTGATATTTCATAAACGCTAAAGCTAAGAAACCCAAAAGTCCCGCAGCAATAACTATTTCCATTAAGGTAAAACCATTCTCATTTTTCGTAAATTTAAGCATGGGTATATTTTAGTGGATAAATGGATTTTATGGTAGTAGGTATTTCATGTAGTTTCGGGAACTTGTACAAAAAAGGCCACCTTTCGGTGGCCTTATATATCTATTTTATCTTAGATATTTTTTGCTCATCCTGCGGCAAAAGTGCCCCAACGGGCAGTTTTGAAGCAGAGATGGATGTGATTCAAGAATCAAAGAGCGAAGCTCGCGTGATTCGGTTGTTTACCACAAACAAAAAAGGCCACCTTTCGGTGGCCTTATATATCTATTTTATCTTAGATATTTTTTGCTAACTTTAGCGAAGCTAAAGTGTCGCTTTCTGCTCGCCAACTTTCCCATTGCTCCTGAGGCGAACCGCTCGGGCTTGAACCCTCGCTCTCGGCATCAGTCTCTAGCTAAAGAGATGGGGAGCTGGCATAGCGTCCAATAGTTTGCCCTTGGGCAAACAATGACGCTATTCCTCATTTCCTAGGTTGAAACCCTTAAGAACGTCACCAAGAGTTGCAGACTTAACTACATCTTGTTGCATTCCTTGAGTATCAGAGTTTAGAGCAGACTTGATAGAAAGAGCAATTTTCTTCGCATCTTTATCAAGAGAGATAACCATAGCCTTAACTACGTCACCTTTCTTAACTACGTCTTCTGGCTTCTCAACTCTATCTTCAGATAGTTCAGAGATGTGAACTAGACCTTCAATACCAGTTTCAAGTTCAACGAAAGCACCAAAATCAGTTACTCTAACGATTTGAGCTTCAACGATTGTACCAACTGGAAGTCTTGTTTCAATCTTCTTCCAAGGATCTTCTTTAAGTTGTTTAACACCTAGACAGAATTTTTGGTTTTCTTTATCAACTGAAACTACAGCAGCTTCAATCTCGTCACCAACATTGTATTCTTCGTTTAGGTTGATATTCTTCTTAGTCCAAGAGAAATCAGATACGTGAATTAGTGCATCTACTTCTTCTCCAAGGTCAACGAAGATTCCAAATTCAACAATTGATTTGATTTTTCCGTTAACTTTTGAACCAACAGGGAACTTAGCTTCTAGAGCATCCCATGGGTTTTCTTGAAGTTGCTTGATACCAAGAGAGATTCTCTTGTTTTCTACATCTACTTCTAGAACCTGAGCTTCAACAATTTCACCTACAGTGAAGTGCTTAGTTGGGTTCTTGATAGAGTTTGTCCATGACATTTCAGAAACGTGGATTAGACCTTCGATTCCGTCATCAAGTTCAATGAAGATACCGTAATCTTTAACAGATACGATTTCACCTTTAACTTTAGTTCCTGCAACGTATTTCTCGTTAGCAGTTTCCCATGGATTATCTTGAACTTGCTTAAGACCAAGAGATACTCTTTCTTTTTCTTTATCAAACTTAAGAATCTTAACTTCGATTTCGTCACCAAGAGTTAGGATATTAGATGGGTGCTTAACACGTCCCCATGACATATCAGTGATGTGTAGAAGACCGTCAATTCCACCTAGATCGATGAATGCACCGTAATCAGTGATGTTTTTAACGATACCCTTAACAACCATTCCTTCTTCAATTTGAGAAAGAACTTCACCACGTAGCTTACCTCTTTCTTCTTGAAGAATAGCTCTTCTAGAAAGAACGATGTTTCCACGTTTCTTGTTGAATTTAATAACTTTGAATTCCATCTTTTTACCGATGTACTTATCAAGGTTTCTAGTAGGTCTAACATCAATTTGTGAACCTGGTAAGAATGCCTTAACACCGATATCAACAGAAAGACCACCCTTAACTTTTGCAACAACAGTACCAGTAACTGGAGTACCATCTTCACAAGCTTCAGAAATTTTATCCCAAGCTTTAAGGATTTGAGCTTTGTCCATTGAAAGAACAAGGTTTCCTAGGTGTGACTCTAGCTTATCTAAATAAACTTCAATTTCGTCACCCATAGATACTTTTAGAGAACCATCGTAGTTAGTGAATTCTCTTTTTGGAACTAGTCCTTCTTGCTTGTAACCAATGTCAACAAGAACATAGTCTGGTGAAATGTTAACAACTTTACCCTTGAAAACTTCACCTTCTGTGAAAGTTGGAGTTTCTGTCGAATCTAATAGTTTCGAAAACTCTGTCTCTTCCTTTGTCTCGATGTCTTCACCAAGAACAACTTCGTAATCTTGCATCCAAGATTGTTTTAGATTGTTTAAATCTGTCATAATTTACCTCACGGCAGACAACTGAAAGTGTCCAATCAGCGTCTTAATTTTGATATCTAAAGGCAAAGCCTTTAGCGCAAATCTCTTCTACTGAAGACAATTTACATTTTTTGATTTTGCGCATCTTATGATTTTTGGGACTCTACGTCAACAATAAAACCTATTAATTATAGAATCTTATACGTTTATTAAGGTGCTTTTCGTAGAGTTTGAATAAATTGTATTTATAGCCATCAATACCGTGCTCATTCCATAATTCATCACGAGAATTAAAACACGCCTGCTTATACTCTTTATTCTTTAAGACGATCTCTTTCACCTTGGATCTAAGCTCTCTTGCATCTCCTTGTCGATAAGTTTCAAGGGAGCCATGATAAATTCGATGAAGTTCCTGAGTTGTGGCATTACGCGGCACAACAGTTGGAATTCCTTTTAAGATGGCCAAGAGTGCATAATCTTCAATTGGTGACTTTGAAGTATATGATATCCAAATATCAGAGCGTACATTGTAAATATCATCGGCCTCATGAAACTCGACATAATTCTCAAGCTTATATTCTGCAATTTTTTCCTGAAGCGGCTTATAAAGTATATTTCTTTTCCATTTACGATTAGAGAAAATATGTAATTTAAAGCGCTTTGGCATTGTGCTGTCGAGATTTAAGGCCCATAAACTTTCAAGACAGACAGTTAAGTCATTTAATTCAACTTCATGATCATTAACCCAGCAAGATAAGTGTGTTAGGCTTTCCTCATCGAAAGTATACTTCTGATCAAAGTTAATTTTATCGACACCAAGACCTGAAGAATAAATCTTTCTTACGGGAACATCCATATGAGCATTGATTGACTCTATCATCTCTCTAAAAGGAATGAAGATCAGATCGATCCTTTTAATTAATGGACGATACCAGAACTGCTTGTAAAACTTCTTCATTTCAAAATTAATTGTAAAGAATAAGGCAGTGAGGTTTCTCTTTCTTAAATAAGAGGCTAAAGGCCAAAGAAAGTTTAATTGATAGCAGTGAACAATATTAATATCGTATCTTTTGATGATACCTCTAAGTTTATTTAACTTATACCAATTCCAGACACGAAGCTTTGTTGTCCCTGTATGAAAAATACAATCAATCCCCGCCTTCTTACATTCACGATGTAGAAACGAGTCTTTTAAACAGTATAGAAAAATATTATGCCCAATTTCTTTTAGCAGTAAGCAATCTCTAATGAGCATTCTCTCTCTAGAGCCAGAGTTATACGTAGGTGATACGTAGAGAATATTTTGTTGTTTTCTAAAGATATTAATCATCATTATTTCTTATATTCACCTTTCTTATGACTAATAAGCTCACCTTTTACAGCACCTATTTTAATTTTAGCGGCAAATTTTAGAAGCATTCGACTCTCATCAGTTGAGAACCAAAAGTTAATATCTCCAGACTTTTTCAAAACACCAGGAAACTGAGTTTGTGCTGTTATTCGATAAGCCTGAAACTTCTTATTCATGACTTCGACTTCTTCTACATTATCCACTTCTGCTTTTAAGATCCAAACCTTCCCTCTTGTTACAATTGGGAATTCAAATTTTGAACCAATTTTCATTGGTAGCCCGCGCAGGAAATATAATGCAGAGAAAGAGTCAGTAAAATAACGTGGTAAGTATTCTTGAATTTTTTTATTCTTAGTCTTTCCATCTTTTAAGCGATGATAAAAGAAATAAGTCTTTAACTTATCATGATCAAATAATTGTAGATCATCAACAAGCTGACCAGACTCTCTTTGCTTCATTTCATACTTAAGAGGTGAAAAGCCACCTTTTTCAATATCAACATAAACATCGAGTGTATCTTTTAACTTATAAATACCTTCAAAGTATTCTGCAGATTCTAAAAGCCCATTAACATGGAGAACTTCTTTACCACCCATTGTCGCCATTGGCATTGTTCTAATGGTTGCTGTGCCTGCTTTAAAAATTGACCACCCAATTTCAAACTTAAATTCTTCTCCAATTAAATACATTGGACGATAAGACTTCCAATACTCTTTAGACTTTTCATCAATCGCAATATATTGCTCAGGATAATCATCAAGAGTCTGAGGGTTTATAATTTTTTCTTCTTTTTTCTCTATCTTCTTTTTGGTTACTTTTTCTTTAAGCTTCTTCTCTTTGGCCTTTTCTTTTTTGACGATTTCTTTTTCTTCTTTAGTTGGCTCTTGAGTTGCTGACTTCAATGATGGTTCGGCAACAGGATTTTCTGTTTTAAACTTTTCTAAGGTTTCACGGTCACCATTTTCAAAGATCTCAACGAGATCTTTTTCATCACTCTCACCTTGCATAAGTGCCCCAGCACAACTAACAAGTAATAGAAAAAGTATGATTGAAAGAAGTTTATTCAACTTGCCCCCTAGAGTCTCTAATAACAGAATTAATTCTTTGTTTTACCAATTCCTCACCCTTTAGAAATTCAATTCCAATTTGTAAGTAATGGATGCGCTCACTACTTGAACACCTCTTCATTTTAACAATATCTTTTTCTGTTGTAAGAATGATGGCATCCTTTTCTTCCGCTAAGGACACTAAGCTTTCTAACTCACTGACTTTATATAGGTGATGGTCAGGAAAATTAAAATCATCAACTATATTGGCGTTTAGCTGTTTAACTAACTTTAAAAAAGACTGTGGTGAAGCTAACCCAGATACACAAATAACATTCTTTCCATTTAATTCATCAAGAGCAATATCTTCTTCATGTAAGAGGTTTCTAATCGCCCCCGGTGCATACTTAAACTGACCACTTGGTGTATCTTTCTTACAGTGAGTAAGGACAAACTTTTCCAATTCATCTAATTCACTTCTATCAACCAAATCAGCTCGTCCAAATAAGACGACATCTGCTTCCTTAAGAGCACTTAGTCCCTCTCTAAGATATCCCCTAGGTGGACAATGATATTTTGAAATCGGTAAAAGAGAGTCAAATAGTACGATATTTAAATCACGCTCTATTTTTAAATGTTGGAACCCATCATCAAGTAGGACGATATCGGCCTTCTCTTCTTCATAGTAGCGTCTTAGATTATCTCTACGGTCAGCTCCAACAACAACACTAGCATTCTTTAAGTTTCGACTTAAGACTAGGGCCTCATCTCCAAAAACAAATGGGTTTTCAGATATTTTCTTTCCCGTCTTAATAATTCCGCTAGAGTTTTCAAGCTCGCCTTTATAGCCTCTTGTTAGAACCATTGTCTTTTTTTCTAGTGAGTCATTTAGATAATTCCCTATCCATAAAGTGAATGGTGTTTTACCTGTTCCACCAAGAGATAGGTTTCCAATACTAATAATAGGCACTTCAAACTTTGAAGAATTAAAAACTCCCATCTTAAACGCGAAACGACGAAGACGATAGATCCATTCCCACAAGAAACTTACTGGAGTAAGAAGCTGGGATAGCATGTTGAAAACTTTTACATTTAACTGACTCATGAGTCTTTTTTCCTATTATCCTTCAGGGTAAGCTTGCTTAAGCTTATCAATCAAATACTGAGAGATCTCAATATCCTCTCCCTCAGTTAATTCTTTTACTTTCTTGAGTTCATTAATAACAAACTCATAACGTTCTTTATTTTCAAATAACTCTTTTGCCTTCCTCTCTAAATTATAATGGCCAAAAGCATCTCCTAATAACTCAGGATAGACATCATGTCCGAGAATGAGATTAGGTATTGAAACAAAACCCTTATATTTTACGATATTCTCAGCAATAAAAGTATTGAGTAAATTTAAATCATAAGAAATAACACTTGGTACACCATATAAGGCAAGTGAGAGATTTACCGTACCACTAGTTGCAAAAGAAAAATCTGCTTCTTTTAAAGCTTCATCTAGTTGATCATCACGATAAATTTTATCAAACTCACCTTCAAAACGAGAGAAGAGTTCATTATCAACAGAGCTTGCCTTAACAATAGTTAAGTTAAAATTATATTTCTTTTTAAGATTTCTTACGGCCTTTATGAATTCTGGAAGCATAAATTCAATTTCAAACCGACGACTACCAGGAAGAAGAAGTAAGTTAAATTCTTCGTTCTTAAAGTCTACACTTCTGCGTGTAAAATCTTTAAGAAGCGGCTTTGTCTTTTTCAAAAGAGGATGCTCAATTGTAATGGCCTTACTTACACCACGATCCATAAACCACTTTTTTTCAAAGGGTAAGATGCAAAAAAGCGTATCAACAGATTGTTGGAGATACTTCGTTCTCCATTCTTTCCAAACCCATGCCTGAGGTGCAACATAATAGAGAACTTTTACACCTAATTTCTCAAGTTTCATTGCTAACTTTAGATTAAAGGTTTGAAAATCAATCAGTATAGCAACCTTAGTATCTCTCTTCTTTACTTCATCGATAAGATGACGATATGCCTTGTAGTAAAAAGGAACCTTTCGTATTGCTTCAGTGACTCCCCAAGTTGAGAAGTCCTTTAATTCGTATAGTAGTTCAACGCCAGACTCTTTCATCTGACTACCGCCTACTCCATAGAAATGGATATCCGAAGCCCCTTCTTTAAGGGACGGAAGAAATGTCATTGCATGTTCTTCACCAGATTTCTCACCAGCAATAATTAGACAGCTTTTCAAACTAAGTTAACCTCTTTGTTTTCATTCAATGAAGTATTTACGGCAGCAATTAATTCCATTGCAGCAATCCCATCATCAATTGTTACAAATTCTTCAATATTATTTGTAATTGAATTATAGAATTTTTCTTGCTCAATATAGAGATGATCTCTCTTCTCATAGTCAAACTCGTGAATTTCTTGTTCACTATCAGATTTAATATCTTTTGAATAAGAAACTTTATTATTTAGAAGATCGACTCTTAAGATTCCATTAGCTGAATTTAGCTGAACACTTCGCTCTGTCTTTACATCATTTCGAGAGTTCTCAATTGTTACAACAGAATGACCGTAATTTAATAGTGCTTTAACATGATCAAATTTATCAGTGAGAACCTTCATTCCATAAGCTCTAATTGACTTAGGCTTACCAAATAACATCAGAGCAAGATCGAGATCATGAATCATCAAGTCCTCAACAACTCCAACATCTGCGGCCCTTCCTTTAAAAGGAGAATTTCTTACAATAGTTGCGACGCTATTATTTTTAACGATCTCACTAAACTCTTCTAATCTCTCCCAAACCTGGTGACATCTTTCACTATGTCCAACTTGTAACTTAACACCCGCTTTAGAAGCTAGTTCTTTTAATTCCTTAGCTTCTTCAACTGTTACCGTTACAGGTTTTTCACAAAAAACATGTTTTCCATTTTCAAGGAGGCCTTTAGCTATTTCATAGTGATAACTTGTAGGTGTTGCAATAACAGCAGCATCAATCTCATTCATCACTTCTTTGATATCTGAAACAATTTTGGTTTCTGGATATTTTTCCTGTGCTTTTTTCTGATTCGGCTCATAAGGCTCTACAATAGCAATCAGTTCACATCCATCTAATTGATGGGCCTTCTGAGCATGCCACTGTCCGAGGTGACCAAATCCAATTGAAGCAACTTTTACTTTTGTCATAATTAAAACCTAGTTCTTAAGTTAAAAATGGTGCAATTCCCATTTTCGTCGAAATAATATGTTCTTTAATTTGTGCAATAATTTCATTATTCGCATATGGCTTCATAAGCTCTTCTGTTTCAACAAATGTACGAGGAGAATACGTAGAAGCTTCCATATCACGGAAGAAATCAACGATTTCTGAAATAGCATTTCTTTCTACTCCAGCACGACGAAGACCAATAATATTGATTCCACGAAGCTTTGCGCGATTTCCATAAGCAGTACAATAAAGAGGAATATCTTTATCAATTGCAGAAGCACCACCGATATATGCTCCCTCTGCAACTTTAACAAATTGTGAAATATTTGTTCCACCACCAATAATAACTTTATTACCGACTTTTACGTGACCTGCGAGGTTTGTCGAGTTGGCCATGATTACTCGATCCCCAACAACTACATCGTGACCCAGGTGAACTTTTGCCATAAGAAGACAATTACTACCTAGAGATGTTTTTTGGCGATCCTTCATCGTTCCACGGTGAATTGAGACATATTCTCTCATTACATTATTATCACCAATTTCAACTTCTGTTGGATCTTCTTTATAAGTTAAGTCTTGTGGTTCTTCACCAATAGAGCAAAATTGATAAAACTTATTATTGTCACCAATTTTAGTATGACCATTTATAATAACGTGATTTCTAATTTCACAGTTTTTTCCAATCTTTACATTTGGACCAATAATGCAATATGCACCTATTGTTGTCCCCTCTCCAATTTCTGCTCCTTCAGAAATAAGTGCAGTCGGATGGAATCTTTCATTCATATCACTCATAATGAGCTCCTTGCTTGTTATTCTTTAACTTTAAAAGTTGCTAAGACCTGACACTGGCTCATTAATTCTCCATTGTGAAAAATCTTACAATCATTTTGTAAAAACCCTGTTCGCATTTTTGTACAAACAGTCTCAATTTCTAATCTCATCCCTGGATAGACAGGCTTTCTAAATTTTGCACCCTCAATTGATAATAGCGCAACTTCGAAGTCACCTTCTTCTAAATTTTTATAATAAAGTTTTAACTGGAATGAAGTGAACTGGGCCATCATTTCAACTTGAACAACACCTGGAAGAATAGGATTTCCAGGGAAGTGACCAGCAAAAATTGGATGGTCTTCTCTCGTTGTATAATTTCCTTTAACAACAGCACCAACTAGATCTTTGATATCATTGACCTCACCAGTCGCTTCAACACTTGTAATTTCATCAACAAATAAAAACGGTTCCCTGTGAGGGAGAATTTTCATTACTTCTTCTTTGCTTAAATGCATAACCTTACCTACCTTTTAATATTCTTTCTAATAAAGGCAATTGATCTTAAAAATTCACGCATTGGCCTTGCAGGATAACCTCCAACAGTTTCCTGCGCGGCCACATTACCGATAACAGTTGATCCACCAGAGATCTGAGCGGCCATTCCTACTTCTAAGTTGTCAGCGACAGCAGACTTACCACCAAAGACAGCATAATCACCTATCTTTGTACTTCCACCGATTGCAACCTGTCCGCACAGAATTACACCTTTCCCAAGTTGAACATTATGACCAACTTGAACATGATTATCTATTTTAGTTCCACTTCCAATACGTGTCGGTGTAAATGTTCCTTGATCCACACAAGAATTCGCACCGATTTCCACATCGTCACCAATAAGAACTCCACCGAAGTGCCAGATTTTATGATGAACGCCTTGATGGAAATTATAACCAAAGCCATCACTACCAATAGTAGTTCCTCCATGGATTCGACAATTCTTTCCAATGACAGTTTCGGGATAAATTGTCACATTTGAATAAAGAGTCGTTCCCTGAGAGATTTTAACATTTGGCATAATCACGCAACCAGGCATGATAAAACAATCGCTTTCAATTTCGACATTTTCGCCGATGAAAACACCTTCAGCAATTTTTACAGAAGGGTGAATCTTAGCACTTCCATCTTTTCTACCATCAAGCTCAAAAGCAATACTACCTCTTTGCTTTTCATAGAAAACCTTTGATGCTTTTGTAATTGAAATTGGAATATTACTAGAAGTTAACAGAGCAAGTGTATTATTTGAGAGAGACTCTCTATCTTCTTGGTCTAATTCTTCATAAAGCTTTTCATCGATAATAATTACAATTTTATTTTCGACTTTGGCCTGTTGATATTTTTTAAAGAACTTTTTATTTCCTAAAAATAAGACCTCTTCATCATTAATTTCCTCAATTGAAGAAATACTATTCAAAGATAAATCTTTATTTCCTGCTAATAACTTTAAATCTGAATCATTTTTGATGAGGCTTTCAAGACTAACTTTCACTTTTTACCTCCTCCTTTAAAACGACAAAAGGGAATACATGAAGTATTCCCTTAAAAGAGTCTATATCAGTAAAAAATTACTTATGTTTCTTATCGTAAGCTGTAATAACATCATTTGTGATGTCAGTAACTTTCTTAATGTAAAGAATTGGAGTTGTTGATGTTTCATATGTCCAATCAAGACCTTTCTTTTTAGAAACTTCTTCAACAACAGCTTTAATTTTATTTAAGATAGGACCTTTTGCACTTTGTTCCATCTTAGCAAGCTCACCCTGATACTTTTGCATTTTTTGTTGAAAAGTGAAGAATTTCTTTTGAAGCTCCTGACCTTTCTTCTGCTTTGTTTTCTCATTCATAACAAGAGCTTGTTTCTCAAACTTCTCTTTCTCTTTTACTAGAGATTCTTCTTCTTTCTTAAGTTCGGCTTGCTTCTTATCGATTTCTTTTTGCAGCTTGTCCTTAATTTGCTTTGACTCTTTAACAGATAGTAGAACTTTTTGAACATCAACTCGCCCAATATTCATCGCACTTGCAGTTAAAGAAGAAAAAAGTAATCCAACCATTAATAAGTTTTTCATATCGTCTCCTTACGAATTAGAATAATTGCCCAATATCAAAATGGAATTTTGTCCCGCCGTTCATGTCCTCATCAGGGTTGATAGGAATACCCCACTCAAACCTTAGTACACCAATTGGTGAGAACCAACGGAAACCAAACCCATAATCCATATATATTTTATCAACATTGTTGAAATCAGCAGCAGTACCAGCATCAAAGAAAGTAACAAACTTAAGTCCCGCTTCTTTTGCTAGAGGATGCTCTAACTCAAGAGTTGTAAATGCCGTAAATGGAGCACCAATATTAAACTCTTCATCTTCACCATCTGAGTTCTTTGCCGTCTCCTTAGGTCCAATATCTTCGATATCGTACCCTCTTAAGTTTCTTGCACCACCAAGTGAGAATTTCTCATTTCGTGGAATTGGAACACCCTTGTCT
This sequence is a window from Halobacteriovorax vibrionivorans. Protein-coding genes within it:
- a CDS encoding 30S ribosomal protein S1 — encoded protein: MTDLNNLKQSWMQDYEVVLGEDIETKEETEFSKLLDSTETPTFTEGEVFKGKVVNISPDYVLVDIGYKQEGLVPKREFTNYDGSLKVSMGDEIEVYLDKLESHLGNLVLSMDKAQILKAWDKISEACEDGTPVTGTVVAKVKGGLSVDIGVKAFLPGSQIDVRPTRNLDKYIGKKMEFKVIKFNKKRGNIVLSRRAILQEERGKLRGEVLSQIEEGMVVKGIVKNITDYGAFIDLGGIDGLLHITDMSWGRVKHPSNILTLGDEIEVKILKFDKEKERVSLGLKQVQDNPWETANEKYVAGTKVKGEIVSVKDYGIFIELDDGIEGLIHVSEMSWTNSIKNPTKHFTVGEIVEAQVLEVDVENKRISLGIKQLQENPWDALEAKFPVGSKVNGKIKSIVEFGIFVDLGEEVDALIHVSDFSWTKKNINLNEEYNVGDEIEAAVVSVDKENQKFCLGVKQLKEDPWKKIETRLPVGTIVEAQIVRVTDFGAFVELETGIEGLVHISELSEDRVEKPEDVVKKGDVVKAMVISLDKDAKKIALSIKSALNSDTQGMQQDVVKSATLGDVLKGFNLGNEE
- the lpxK gene encoding tetraacyldisaccharide 4'-kinase, with translation MSQLNVKVFNMLSQLLTPVSFLWEWIYRLRRFAFKMGVFNSSKFEVPIISIGNLSLGGTGKTPFTLWIGNYLNDSLEKKTMVLTRGYKGELENSSGIIKTGKKISENPFVFGDEALVLSRNLKNASVVVGADRRDNLRRYYEEEKADIVLLDDGFQHLKIERDLNIVLFDSLLPISKYHCPPRGYLREGLSALKEADVVLFGRADLVDRSELDELEKFVLTHCKKDTPSGQFKYAPGAIRNLLHEEDIALDELNGKNVICVSGLASPQSFLKLVKQLNANIVDDFNFPDHHLYKVSELESLVSLAEEKDAIILTTEKDIVKMKRCSSSERIHYLQIGIEFLKGEELVKQRINSVIRDSRGQVE
- a CDS encoding Gfo/Idh/MocA family protein, with product MTKVKVASIGFGHLGQWHAQKAHQLDGCELIAIVEPYEPNQKKAQEKYPETKIVSDIKEVMNEIDAAVIATPTSYHYEIAKGLLENGKHVFCEKPVTVTVEEAKELKELASKAGVKLQVGHSERCHQVWERLEEFSEIVKNNSVATIVRNSPFKGRAADVGVVEDLMIHDLDLALMLFGKPKSIRAYGMKVLTDKFDHVKALLNYGHSVVTIENSRNDVKTERSVQLNSANGILRVDLLNNKVSYSKDIKSDSEQEIHEFDYEKRDHLYIEQEKFYNSITNNIEEFVTIDDGIAAMELIAAVNTSLNENKEVNLV
- a CDS encoding DUF3108 domain-containing protein — translated: MNKLLSIILFLLLVSCAGALMQGESDEKDLVEIFENGDRETLEKFKTENPVAEPSLKSATQEPTKEEKEIVKKEKAKEKKLKEKVTKKKIEKKEEKIINPQTLDDYPEQYIAIDEKSKEYWKSYRPMYLIGEEFKFEIGWSIFKAGTATIRTMPMATMGGKEVLHVNGLLESAEYFEGIYKLKDTLDVYVDIEKGGFSPLKYEMKQRESGQLVDDLQLFDHDKLKTYFFYHRLKDGKTKNKKIQEYLPRYFTDSFSALYFLRGLPMKIGSKFEFPIVTRGKVWILKAEVDNVEEVEVMNKKFQAYRITAQTQFPGVLKKSGDINFWFSTDESRMLLKFAAKIKIGAVKGELISHKKGEYKK
- the lpxA gene encoding acyl-ACP--UDP-N-acetylglucosamine O-acyltransferase, encoding MSDMNERFHPTALISEGAEIGEGTTIGAYCIIGPNVKIGKNCEIRNHVIINGHTKIGDNNKFYQFCSIGEEPQDLTYKEDPTEVEIGDNNVMREYVSIHRGTMKDRQKTSLGSNCLLMAKVHLGHDVVVGDRVIMANSTNLAGHVKVGNKVIIGGGTNISQFVKVAEGAYIGGASAIDKDIPLYCTAYGNRAKLRGINIIGLRRAGVERNAISEIVDFFRDMEASTYSPRTFVETEELMKPYANNEIIAQIKEHIISTKMGIAPFLT
- a CDS encoding 3-hydroxyacyl-ACP dehydratase FabZ family protein, which encodes MHLSKEEVMKILPHREPFLFVDEITSVEATGEVNDIKDLVGAVVKGNYTTREDHPIFAGHFPGNPILPGVVQVEMMAQFTSFQLKLYYKNLEEGDFEVALLSIEGAKFRKPVYPGMRLEIETVCTKMRTGFLQNDCKIFHNGELMSQCQVLATFKVKE
- a CDS encoding type II secretion system protein, translated to MLKFTKNENGFTLMEIVIAAGLLGFLALAFMKYQQNQIKSTKTNINKTELNNYFQGMKAYMGKPGTCKRTFEKLGRLENRLIVEKILRPDGEAKYSLEEKVAATNYILSSMYISDLFVNKIEDRELHRGEAVLNVELTRINNTSYGAKKLNKSFEIDMYVDNENKISDCGVLGGLYLPLGPSVISNTETTNESQDDSSSESVSSADDSSSESLSSKDDMDKVFQRSIQEASQKTGQQISQEDIKKAVQDSPELQKAMESLKVLQESNKKMEALMNEEF
- a CDS encoding glycosyltransferase produces the protein MMINIFRKQQNILYVSPTYNSGSRERMLIRDCLLLKEIGHNIFLYCLKDSFLHRECKKAGIDCIFHTGTTKLRVWNWYKLNKLRGIIKRYDINIVHCYQLNFLWPLASYLRKRNLTALFFTINFEMKKFYKQFWYRPLIKRIDLIFIPFREMIESINAHMDVPVRKIYSSGLGVDKINFDQKYTFDEESLTHLSCWVNDHEVELNDLTVCLESLWALNLDSTMPKRFKLHIFSNRKWKRNILYKPLQEKIAEYKLENYVEFHEADDIYNVRSDIWISYTSKSPIEDYALLAILKGIPTVVPRNATTQELHRIYHGSLETYRQGDARELRSKVKEIVLKNKEYKQACFNSRDELWNEHGIDGYKYNLFKLYEKHLNKRIRFYN
- the lpxB gene encoding lipid-A-disaccharide synthase, giving the protein MKSCLIIAGEKSGEEHAMTFLPSLKEGASDIHFYGVGGSQMKESGVELLYELKDFSTWGVTEAIRKVPFYYKAYRHLIDEVKKRDTKVAILIDFQTFNLKLAMKLEKLGVKVLYYVAPQAWVWKEWRTKYLQQSVDTLFCILPFEKKWFMDRGVSKAITIEHPLLKKTKPLLKDFTRRSVDFKNEEFNLLLLPGSRRFEIEFMLPEFIKAVRNLKKKYNFNLTIVKASSVDNELFSRFEGEFDKIYRDDQLDEALKEADFSFATSGTVNLSLALYGVPSVISYDLNLLNTFIAENIVKYKGFVSIPNLILGHDVYPELLGDAFGHYNLERKAKELFENKERYEFVINELKKVKELTEGEDIEISQYLIDKLKQAYPEG